The following proteins are co-located in the Lagenorhynchus albirostris chromosome 2, mLagAlb1.1, whole genome shotgun sequence genome:
- the CGN gene encoding cingulin encodes MEQVSTMAEPRGPVDHGVQIRFITEPVCDAEMGTLRRGGRRPAKDARANTYGVAVRVQGIAGQPFVVLNSGEKGGDSFGVQIKGANNRGAPGALSSDSELPESPYSQAKEFPARSQGSTSDEEPGAHWNGRLLRSQSQASLAGPAPMGPSNRSTSLLELAHQGAYLDSTIDTAPLSSVDSLINKFDSHHGGQVRGRTGRRTRMLPPEQRKRSQSLDSRLPRDTVEERERWSPNRWTPSTKHDQHTGSMKQSAQSCLGGFSRSRQTQDWVLQSFEEPRGRAQDPPMLQFKSTPDLLRDQQEAVPPGSVDHVKATIYGILRDGSSESETSVRRKVSLLLEQMQPLVMVSSGSTKAGQGELTQKVEELQKKLDEEVKKRQKLEPFRVGLERQLEEKAEECSRLQELLERRSGEAQQSTKELQNMKLLLDQGEMVRHGLETQVMELQDKLKQAQGPEPAKEVLMKDLVETRELLEEVLEGKQRVEEQLRLRERELTALKGALKEEVASRDQEVEHVRQQYQRDAEQLRRSMQDATQDYAALEAERQKMLVLVRELQRELEETSEETGHWQSMFQKNKEELRATKQELLQLRMEKEEMEEELGEKIEVLQRELGQARADAGDTRQVEELKKELRQTQEELKELQAEKQSQEVTRRHRERELEKQLRVEAERGRGLELQNLQLQKTLQQLRQDCEEASKAQMAAEAEVAVLGQRRTAVETTLRETQEENDDFRRRILGLEQQLKEARGLAEGGEVAEARLRDKVQRLEAEKQRLEEALNTAQEEEGSLTAAKRALEARLEEAQRGLARLGQEQQALNRALEEEGKQREALRRSKTELEEQKRLLDRTVDRLNKELEQIGDDSKQALQQLQAQLEDYKEKARREVADAQRQAKEWASEAEKTAGGLSRLQDETQRLRQGLQASQAERDSARLDKELLVQRLQGLEQEAENKKRSQDDRSRQLKGLEEKVSRLEVELDEERSTVELLTERMNRGRDQVDQLRTELMQERAARQDLECDKISLERQNKDLKSRLASSEGFQKPSASLSQLESQNRELQERLQAEEREKTVLQSTNRKLERRVKELSIQIDDERQHVNDQKDQLSLRVKALKRQVDEAEEEIERLDGLRKKAQRELEEQHEVNEQLQARIKVLEKDSWRKASRSAAESTLQHEGLSSDEEFDSVYDPSSIASLLTESNLQTSSC; translated from the exons ATGGAGCAGGTGTCCACCATGGCCGAGCCCCGGGGCCCTGTAGACCATGGAGTCCAGATTCGCTTCATCACAGAGCCAGTGTGTGATGCAGAGATGGGCACCCTACGTCGTGGTGGACGACGCCCAGCTAAGGATGCAAGAGCCAATACCTATGGGGTTGCCGTGCGTGTGCAGGGCATCGCTGGGCAACCCTTTGTGGTGCTCAACAGTGGGGAGAAAGGTGGCGACTCCTTTGGAGTCCAGATCAAGGGGGCCAACAACCGAGGGGCCCCAGGAGCTCTGAGCTCCGACTCGGAACTTCCCGAGAGCCCCTACTCTCAGGCCAAGGAGTTTCCTGCCCGCTCGCAGGGAAGCACATCTGATGAGGAGCCCGGGGCCCACTGGAATGGAAGGCTACTGCGCTCCCAGTCCCAGGCCTCACTGGCAGGCCCTGCCCCTATGGGTCCAAGCAACAGGAGCACCAGCCTGCTGGAGCTAGCCCACCAAGGAGCTTACCTGGACAGCACCATTGACACTGCCCCCCTGTCTTCGGTGGACTCCCTCATCAACAAGTTTGACAGTCACCATGGGGGCCAGGTCCGGGGCCGGACTGGCCGCCGCACGCGGATGCTGCCCCCTGAACAGCGCAAGCGGAGCCAGAGCCTGGACAGCCGGCTCCCACGGGACACCGTTGAGGAACGGGAGCGCTGGTCCCCCAACCGCTGGACCCCTAGCACAAAGCATGACCAGCACACGGGCAGCATGAAACAGTCAGCCCAGAGCTGTCTTGGTGGCTTTAGCCGTTCCCGTCAGACCCAGGACTGGGTCCTTCAGAGTTTTGAGGAGCCACGGGGGAGAGCACAGGACCCTCCCATGCTACAG TTCAAATCAACTCCAGACCTTCTCCGAGACCAGCAGGAGGCAGTCCCACCAGGCAGTGTGGACCACGTGAAGGCCACCATCTACGGCATCCTGAGAGACGG AAGCTCAGAAAGTGAAACCTCTGTGAGGAGGAAGGTCAGTTTGTTGCTGGAGCAGATGCAGCCTCTGGTG ATGGTTTCTTCTGGTTCCACTAAGGCAGGGCAGGGTGAACTTACCCAAAAAGTGGAGGAGCTACAGAAAAAGCTGGATGAAGAAGTGAAG AAACGGCAGAAGCTAGAGCCATTCCGGGTTGGGCTGGAGCGGCAGCTAGAGGAGAAGGCAGAAGAGTGCAGCCGACTGCAGGAGCTGCTGGAGAGGAGGAGTGGGGAAGCCCAGCAGAGCACCAAGGA GCTCCAGAACATGAAGCTTCTCCTGGACCAGGGTGAAATGGTACGGCATGGGCTGGAGACACAGGTGATGGAGCTGCAGGACAAGCTGAAACAGGCCCAGGGTCCTGAGCCTGCTAAAGAGGTGCTAATGAAG GACCTGGTAGAGACCCGGGAGCTTCTGGAAGAGGTCTTAGAGGGGAAGCAGCGGGTAGAGGAGCAGCTGAGGCTGCGGGAGCGGGAGCTGACAGCACTGAAAGGCGCCCTGAAGGAGGAGGTGGCCTCCCGTGACCAGGAGGTAGAGCATGTGCGGCAGCAGTACCAGCGGGACGCAGAGCAGCTTCGCCGGAGCATGCAGGATGCAACCCAG GATTACGCAGCATTGGAGGCTGAGAGGCAGAAGATGTTAGTCCTGGTGCGGGAGCTGCAGAGGGAGCTGGAGGAGACCTCGGAGGAGACAGGGCATTGGCAGAGCATGTTTCAGAAGAACAAGGAGGAACTTAGAGCCACCAAGCAAGA ACTCCTGCAGCTGCGGATGGAGAAGGAGGAGATGGAAGAGGAACTTGGGGAGAAGATAGAGGTCTTGCAGAGGGAATTAGGGCAGGCCCGGGCTGATGCTGGAGATACTCGCCAGGTGGAGGAGCTCAAGAAG GAGCTGCGCCAGACACAGGAGGAACTTAAGGAGCTGCAGGCAGAGAAGCAGAGCCAGGAGGTGACTAGGCGACACCGGGAGCGGGAGTTGGAGAAGCAGCTGAGGGTAGAGGCTGAACGAGGCCGGGGGCTGGAACTGCAGAACCTCCAGCTACAAAAGACCCTCCAGCAACTGAGACAAGACTGTGAAGAGGCTTCCAAG GCTCAGATGGCAGCAGAGGCAGAAGTGGCAGTGCTGGGGCAGCGTCGGACAGCAGTGGAGACGACGCTTCGGGAGACCCAGGAGGAAAATGATGACTTCCGAAGGCGCATCCTGGGTCTGGAGCAGCAGCTGAAGGAGGCACGAGGCTTGGCGGAGGGTGGGGAAGTGGCGGAGGCTCGGCTTCGGGACAAGGTGCAGCGGTTAGAG GCAGAGAAACAGCGGCTAGAGGAGGCCCTGAACACAGctcaggaagaggaggggagccTGACAGCAGCCAAGCGGGCACTGGAGGCACGGCTGGAAGAGGCCCAGCGGGGGTTGGCCCGCCTGGGACAGGAGCAGCAGGCTCTGAACCgggccctggaggaggaggggaagcagcGGGAGGCGCTCCGGCGCAGCAAGACTGAGCTGGAGGAGCAGAAGCGCTTGCTGGACAGGACTGTGGACCGGCTGAACAAGGAG ctggaGCAGATTGGGGATGACTCTAAGCAAGCCCTGCAGCAGCTCCAGGCCCAGCTGGAGGATTACAAGGAAAAGGCCCGGCGGGAGGTGGCGGATGCCCAGCGCCAGGCCAAGGAGTGGGCCAGTGAGGCTGAGAAGACCGCTGGAGGGCTAAGCCGGCTTCAGGATGAG ACTCAGAGGCTGcggcagggcctgcaggcatCCCAGGCTGAGCGGGACTCTGCCCGGCTGGACAAAGAGCTGCTGGTCCAGCGACTGCAGGGGCTGGAGCAAGAGGCAGAGAACAAAAAACGCTCCCAGGATGACAGGAGCCGTCAGCTCAAGGGCCTTGAG GAAAAAGTCTCACGGCTGGAGGTGGAGTTAGATGAGGAGAGGAGCACTGTGGAGCTGCTGACGGAACGGATGAATCGTGGTCGGGACCAG GTGGACCAGCTGAGGACAGAGCTCATGCAGGAGAGGGCTGCTCGGCAGGACCTGGAGTGTGACAAAATCTCCTTGGAGAGACAG AACAAGGACTTGAAGAGCCGGCTGGCCAGCTCAGAAGGCTTCCAGAAGCCCAGCGCCAGCCTCTCTCAGCTTGAGTCCCAGAATCGGGAGTTGCAGGAGCGGCTGCAGGCTGAAGAGAG GGAGAAGACAGTTCTGCAGTCCACCAACCGAAAACTGGAGCGGAGAGTTAAAGAGCTGTCCATCCAGATTGATGATGAACGACAGCATGTGAATGACCAGAAAGACCAG CTAAGCCTGAGGGTGAAGGCTTTGAAGCGGCAGGTGGATGAAGCCGAAGAGGAAATTGAGCGACTGGATGGCCTGAGGAAGAAGGCCCAGCGTGAGCTGGAGGAACAGCATGAGGTCAATGAACAGCTCCAGGCCCGGATCAAAGTCCTGGAGAAGGACTCCTG GCGCAAAGCTTCCCGCTCAGCTGCTGAGTCAACTCTCCAACATGAAGGGCTGAGCTCAGATGAGGAATTTGACAGCGTCTACGATCCTTCCTCCATCGCCTCACTGCTTACGGAGAGCAACCTGCAGACTAGCTCCTGTTAG